The Nitrospiraceae bacterium genome has a window encoding:
- a CDS encoding PRC-barrel domain-containing protein → MRFAIAIVITCVALVAAVDRADARDRSGVFKASELIGMNVLGTDGKNLGDIKDLVINPDDGAIDYAVLDFGGFLGIRDKYFAIPWDALQVASDKSAILIDATKRDLKKAPGFDKNNWPDFGDLAQTTVIYEFYGIPVPNVSGAHKPTK, encoded by the coding sequence ATGCGTTTTGCCATCGCCATCGTTATAACCTGCGTAGCGCTTGTCGCCGCCGTCGACCGAGCCGACGCGCGGGATCGCAGCGGGGTGTTCAAGGCCAGCGAGTTGATCGGGATGAACGTACTGGGGACCGATGGGAAAAATCTGGGCGACATCAAGGACCTGGTGATCAATCCCGACGATGGGGCGATCGACTACGCGGTGTTGGACTTCGGCGGCTTTCTGGGCATCAGAGATAAGTACTTTGCGATTCCATGGGATGCGCTCCAGGTCGCTTCGGATAAAAGCGCAATCCTCATCGACGCGACGAAGCGGGATTTGAAGAAGGCGCCGGGCTTCGACAAGAACAACTGGCCCGACTTCGGCGACCTGGCTCAGACCACGGTCATCTACGAATTCTATGGTATTCCGGTTCCCAATGTGTCGGGGGCGCATAAGCCGACCAAATGA
- a CDS encoding GIY-YIG nuclease family protein: MKKWVVYVVECADGSLYTGITNNLPQRLVAHDAGRGAKYTKPRRPVQLRHAEYRRTKGAALKREAAIKALTRAEKLALIAQKV; this comes from the coding sequence ATGAAGAAATGGGTCGTGTATGTGGTGGAATGTGCCGATGGGAGTCTGTACACCGGTATTACGAATAATCTGCCGCAGCGGCTGGTGGCGCATGACGCGGGTCGCGGCGCTAAATATACGAAGCCCCGAAGACCGGTTCAACTTCGTCATGCCGAGTATCGGAGGACAAAAGGCGCGGCGCTCAAGCGTGAAGCCGCCATCAAGGCCCTGACCAGAGCGGAGAAACTCGCTCTCATCGCACAAAAGGTGTAG
- a CDS encoding DUF2207 domain-containing protein, with product MVATRPILELLRSTLFIAALCLALFGQRLPADARSFVLSRFDVDLQVLPNGDLLVTETVSPRFEGSWNGIERLIPVEYRTPQGFSYALLLDDVTATDEQGTPLKLESSRERHYRNFRIWIPGANDATCTFVLKYRVRNGLKFFEDHDELYWNVTGDEWDVPIEQASARILLPPNATGVRAQAFTGAYGAREEAATVSIEGSRITMIMTRPLGFREGLTAVIGWDKGLVTAPTPMDRTTMFARANWPLAIPLFVLAVMFRLWWTRGRDPRLRPIAVAYEPPDRLTPAEIGTLSDESPDVRDITATLVDLAVRGYLGIRELKTPQLFGLWTGTDYLFHRSAPRKEWARLHKHERLLLEALFTDENQDEVALSSLENKFYRSLPGIRNAIFDSLQTHAYYAQRPDKVKENYYLAGGLLGLVLTFALAAVADSWGIAPPTFFISGILSGMIVAGFGRIMPARTVKGTRTLESVLGFEEFLTRVEADRFERVVKTPELFEKFLPYAMALGVETNWARAFESIVTAAPAWYQGSDLAQFNMRGFTSRMSDLASRTGSTMTSAPRSSGGSGFSGGSSGGGFGGGGGRGF from the coding sequence ATGGTGGCAACAAGGCCCATCCTCGAGCTTCTCCGTTCGACCCTGTTCATTGCCGCGCTGTGCCTCGCACTTTTCGGCCAACGCCTCCCCGCCGATGCACGATCCTTCGTACTCAGCCGCTTCGACGTGGACCTGCAAGTCCTCCCGAACGGCGATCTGCTCGTCACCGAAACGGTGAGTCCCCGCTTCGAAGGATCCTGGAACGGCATCGAGCGTCTGATCCCCGTTGAATACCGCACCCCGCAAGGGTTCTCCTACGCATTGTTGCTCGACGACGTCACTGCCACCGACGAGCAGGGCACCCCGCTCAAGCTCGAAAGCAGCCGGGAGCGGCACTACCGGAATTTTCGCATTTGGATTCCCGGCGCGAACGACGCCACCTGCACGTTCGTGCTGAAGTATCGCGTCCGCAACGGGCTGAAATTTTTCGAAGACCACGACGAGCTCTACTGGAACGTCACCGGCGATGAGTGGGATGTCCCGATCGAACAGGCTTCGGCGCGCATCCTGCTCCCGCCGAATGCCACCGGCGTGCGGGCCCAGGCCTTTACCGGCGCCTATGGGGCGCGGGAAGAGGCCGCGACGGTCTCCATCGAGGGTTCTCGCATCACGATGATCATGACCCGCCCGCTCGGATTCCGCGAGGGACTCACGGCCGTGATCGGGTGGGACAAGGGGCTGGTGACAGCGCCCACGCCGATGGACCGGACGACCATGTTTGCCCGTGCAAATTGGCCGCTCGCCATTCCACTGTTCGTGCTGGCGGTGATGTTCCGGCTCTGGTGGACGAGAGGGCGGGATCCGCGCCTGCGTCCGATCGCGGTGGCCTACGAGCCGCCGGACCGGCTGACGCCGGCAGAGATCGGCACGCTCTCAGACGAGAGCCCGGACGTGCGGGACATCACCGCCACCCTCGTGGATCTTGCCGTGCGCGGATACCTCGGCATTCGGGAACTCAAGACTCCCCAACTCTTCGGTCTCTGGACCGGCACGGACTATCTCTTTCATCGCAGCGCACCGAGGAAGGAGTGGGCACGTCTTCATAAACACGAGCGGCTCCTCCTCGAAGCTCTCTTCACGGATGAAAACCAAGACGAGGTCGCACTCAGCAGCCTCGAGAACAAGTTCTACCGGTCGTTGCCGGGAATCCGCAATGCGATTTTCGACTCACTCCAAACTCACGCCTACTATGCGCAGCGACCTGACAAGGTGAAGGAAAACTATTACCTCGCCGGAGGCCTACTGGGACTGGTGCTCACGTTCGCACTCGCCGCCGTCGCCGACAGCTGGGGCATCGCCCCGCCGACCTTTTTCATCTCCGGTATTCTCTCCGGAATGATCGTGGCGGGGTTCGGCCGCATCATGCCGGCGCGAACCGTCAAAGGGACACGTACCTTGGAATCGGTGCTGGGCTTTGAGGAGTTTCTGACTCGGGTCGAGGCCGACCGTTTCGAGCGTGTGGTCAAGACGCCGGAGCTGTTCGAGAAATTTCTCCCTTATGCGATGGCACTCGGCGTGGAGACCAATTGGGCCCGCGCGTTCGAATCCATCGTCACGGCCGCCCCCGCTTGGTACCAGGGCAGCGACCTCGCGCAGTTCAATATGCGCGGATTCACCAGTCGCATGAGCGATCTGGCGTCGCGGACCGGATCGACAATGACGTCGGCGCCGAGAAGTTCCGGCGGCTCGGGTTTCAGCGGCGGATCATCCGGCGGAGGCTTCGGCGGCGGAGGCGGCCGCGGGTTCTGA
- a CDS encoding LemA family protein gives MGWIILIVLIVLVLIVIGMYNQLVRLRAACESAWADIDVQLKRRYDLIPNLVETVKAYAAHEKGALEAVINARAKAMAAQGPEAKAAAENQLTQSLRSLFALAEAYPQLRAVEAFNQLQGSLNQIEDALQNARRYYNAVVRDYNAKRLEIPTNFIAQWFGFMGRQFFELTDNVQREPPRVQF, from the coding sequence ATGGGTTGGATCATTCTCATTGTACTGATCGTGCTCGTGCTGATCGTCATCGGGATGTACAACCAGCTTGTCCGGCTACGAGCGGCTTGCGAAAGCGCCTGGGCCGACATCGACGTGCAACTCAAGCGTCGCTACGACCTGATTCCCAACCTCGTCGAAACGGTCAAGGCCTACGCCGCGCATGAAAAAGGCGCGCTCGAAGCCGTGATCAATGCCAGGGCCAAGGCCATGGCCGCCCAGGGGCCCGAGGCCAAGGCAGCGGCAGAGAACCAACTCACGCAGTCGTTGCGTTCGCTCTTCGCGCTGGCGGAGGCCTACCCGCAGTTGCGCGCCGTCGAGGCCTTTAACCAATTACAGGGCAGCCTGAATCAGATAGAAGACGCGCTTCAGAACGCGCGCCGCTACTACAACGCAGTCGTGCGTGATTACAACGCCAAGCGACTGGAGATCCCGACCAACTTCATCGCGCAATGGTTCGGGTTCATGGGCCGGCAATTTTTCGAATTGACCGACAACGTCCAGCGCGAACCGCCGCGCGTGCAGTTCTAA
- a CDS encoding DUF4188 domain-containing protein yields MSDPVLRRTVDLSGFPDLVVIYLGMRVNRWTGLKTLFGFGPKIAESVEARPDGLLLHENLVWSLLPPHVGMRQYWRDFDSLERWARSDPHRQWWQRFLRNTGGTGFWHETYFMRGGMEAVYNDILQEIGFLRFAPVQAAKGAMFTARSRAGRAGDSALPPAVTEQELDR; encoded by the coding sequence ATGTCCGACCCCGTCTTGCGTAGAACCGTCGATCTCTCCGGCTTTCCGGATTTGGTGGTCATCTACCTCGGGATGAGGGTCAACCGCTGGACGGGGTTGAAGACGCTCTTCGGGTTCGGTCCGAAGATCGCCGAGTCGGTGGAAGCCAGGCCCGATGGTCTTCTCCTCCATGAGAACCTTGTCTGGTCGCTGCTGCCTCCCCATGTCGGCATGAGACAATACTGGCGGGATTTCGACTCCCTTGAACGCTGGGCGCGCTCCGATCCCCACCGGCAGTGGTGGCAGCGGTTCCTTCGTAATACCGGAGGGACGGGATTCTGGCACGAGACCTACTTCATGCGAGGCGGGATGGAAGCGGTGTACAACGACATCCTGCAAGAGATCGGGTTTCTGCGCTTTGCGCCGGTGCAGGCAGCCAAAGGGGCGATGTTCACGGCCAGAAGCCGAGCGGGACGAGCCGGTGATTCGGCATTGCCGCCGGCGGTGACGGAACAAGAGTTGGATCGGTGA
- a CDS encoding nuclear transport factor 2 family protein, translating to MAGIDRISAESFAQDWIAAWNSRDLDRVLSHYADEFELSSPLIVTFGGEPSGQLKGKVAIRAYWAKCLQVVPDLELEPIAVLLGVGNSMALHYRSLNGRLAMELLEFGEGGKVVKASALYGP from the coding sequence ATGGCAGGGATCGATCGGATTTCAGCGGAATCCTTTGCGCAGGACTGGATTGCAGCCTGGAACAGCCGCGATCTCGATAGGGTCCTCTCACACTATGCCGATGAGTTCGAACTGTCGTCGCCGTTGATTGTGACGTTCGGAGGCGAGCCGTCCGGTCAACTCAAGGGCAAGGTCGCGATCAGGGCCTACTGGGCCAAGTGCCTTCAGGTGGTGCCGGACCTCGAATTAGAACCGATCGCGGTCCTGCTGGGCGTCGGGAATTCCATGGCCCTGCATTACCGCTCCCTCAACGGACGGCTGGCGATGGAACTATTGGAGTTCGGCGAGGGAGGCAAGGTCGTGAAGGCTTCCGCGCTGTATGGTCCCTAA
- a CDS encoding DUF1328 domain-containing protein: MFLKWAAIFFVIAMAAAGMGFGGIAEGAAEIAQILFYIFLAICGAFLVAALFVGGKLAS; encoded by the coding sequence ATGTTTCTCAAGTGGGCCGCCATTTTCTTCGTGATCGCGATGGCTGCCGCCGGCATGGGATTCGGTGGTATTGCCGAAGGCGCGGCCGAGATTGCCCAGATCCTGTTCTATATCTTCCTAGCTATCTGCGGCGCTTTTCTGGTTGCGGCGCTCTTTGTCGGCGGCAAGCTGGCATCGTGA